Proteins from a genomic interval of Bacillota bacterium:
- a CDS encoding phospho-N-acetylmuramoyl-pentapeptide-transferase — protein MIQAVYSAILAFAIALLIGPGSIRELRRLKFGQAIRQDGPRRHMAKAGIPTMGGVIILVAVAAATFAFARNVFLVPWALFVTLGYGLIGLIDDFLIVVTRRSLGLRARQKLIGQIVIAGLLGLFVASRSELGTAVLVPFWGRQLQLGLFYVPFAIFLVVGASNAVNLTDGLDGLAAGATAIAALAYTVIACRVGSPDLGIFAAAIAGACIGFSWFNAHPAQIFMGDTGSLALGAALGSLAILTKTELLLAVIGGVFVIETISVIIQVVYFKLTHGRRIFKMSPLHHHFELSGWAEPQVVVRFWIVASIFAVLGLVISGVW, from the coding sequence ATGATTCAGGCTGTCTACTCGGCTATCCTGGCATTTGCAATAGCGCTTCTCATCGGTCCGGGCTCCATCAGGGAATTGAGGCGGCTGAAGTTCGGCCAGGCGATCCGGCAGGACGGTCCAAGGCGTCACATGGCCAAGGCGGGCATCCCAACGATGGGGGGAGTGATAATCCTTGTAGCCGTTGCTGCTGCGACGTTTGCCTTTGCTCGGAACGTCTTCCTCGTTCCCTGGGCGCTCTTCGTCACCCTCGGCTATGGTCTCATCGGGCTCATCGATGATTTCCTGATCGTCGTAACCCGGAGATCCTTGGGACTGCGCGCGCGCCAAAAGCTCATAGGCCAGATCGTCATAGCAGGCCTCCTGGGCCTGTTCGTCGCAAGCAGATCCGAGCTGGGCACGGCGGTCCTTGTGCCGTTTTGGGGCAGGCAGCTCCAGCTGGGCCTCTTTTACGTGCCATTTGCGATATTCCTGGTGGTTGGCGCCTCAAATGCCGTTAACCTGACGGATGGGCTCGATGGCCTCGCGGCGGGGGCCACGGCCATCGCCGCTCTGGCGTATACCGTCATCGCCTGCAGGGTTGGCTCGCCGGATCTTGGAATTTTTGCCGCGGCCATCGCTGGTGCGTGTATAGGATTTTCGTGGTTTAACGCCCATCCCGCCCAGATATTCATGGGCGATACGGGCTCCCTGGCGCTCGGTGCCGCCTTGGGCTCTCTTGCTATCCTGACCAAGACGGAGCTCCTGCTGGCGGTGATAGGTGGGGTTTTTGTTATTGAAACCATCTCCGTTATCATCCAGGTGGTCTATTTTAAACTTACTCACGGCAGGAGGATATTCAAGATGAGCCCCCTGCACCATCATTTTGAGCTGTCAGGCTGGGCGGAGCCTCAGGTTGTCGTGCGATTCTGGATAGTAGCTTCCATTTTCGCTGTCCTTGGACTTGTGATTTCAGGGGTATGGTAA
- a CDS encoding UDP-N-acetylmuramoyl-tripeptide--D-alanyl-D-alanine ligase — MTVLSAREVIEATGGTLAAGAVAAQFSGISTDSRGEVAGRLFIALQGPHFDGHDFVSAAFAGGAAGAVVSKDVGVGDVGAAGGQVRAVIKVRDTLQALWDIARHIRARFAIPIVAVTGSTGKTTTKDMIYCLLRRRFKTLKTEANYNNEIGLPLTLARLDGTFEAGVVELGMRALGEIRALVSIARPDIGVVTNVGVAHMELLGSRENIARAKAELVEALPLHGAAVLNADDPFVIGMRDKTRARVITYGVDRDADLQASDIRSLGVDGVSARFHYRGRHHEVVIPIPGRHNVYNALAAAGAAIALDFDLSTIADGLRDFVPAPMRMQISRTDQDVLVINDAYNANPVSVKSALETLRELGGGRRKIAVLGDMLELGDLRDEAHMEVGRCVVGFDVDILMTVGDSARLIAIEAGRAGMQASRIRHFDEALDALPALLAGVRPGDAVLVKGSRAMGMERLAEALVSGSESESGPGLESGLESGPGPGSGPAAWPGARRSD, encoded by the coding sequence ATGACAGTGCTGTCAGCGAGGGAAGTAATTGAAGCCACGGGGGGAACGCTTGCGGCGGGCGCGGTCGCAGCCCAGTTCTCCGGCATCTCTACGGATTCGCGAGGGGAAGTGGCGGGTAGGCTATTTATAGCTTTACAAGGGCCGCACTTTGACGGGCATGATTTTGTAAGTGCGGCCTTCGCAGGAGGGGCCGCCGGGGCGGTGGTTTCGAAGGATGTCGGCGTCGGGGATGTGGGCGCCGCCGGAGGCCAGGTCAGGGCCGTTATCAAGGTCCGCGATACGCTCCAGGCGCTCTGGGATATAGCAAGGCACATTAGGGCCAGGTTTGCTATACCCATAGTCGCCGTTACGGGCAGCACAGGCAAGACTACAACGAAGGACATGATCTACTGCCTCCTGAGGAGGCGTTTCAAGACCCTGAAGACCGAGGCCAATTATAATAATGAGATCGGGCTCCCCCTCACGCTTGCCAGGCTCGACGGGACATTTGAGGCCGGGGTCGTAGAGCTCGGTATGAGGGCTCTGGGCGAGATAAGAGCCCTGGTCTCGATCGCGAGGCCCGACATAGGCGTTGTTACAAATGTCGGGGTTGCTCATATGGAGCTCCTCGGCTCCCGCGAAAACATCGCCAGGGCCAAGGCCGAGCTGGTGGAGGCGCTACCCCTGCACGGGGCCGCCGTGTTAAACGCCGACGACCCGTTCGTCATAGGGATGCGGGACAAGACCAGGGCGAGGGTTATAACTTATGGCGTCGATCGCGATGCGGATCTCCAGGCGAGCGATATCCGGAGCCTGGGCGTGGATGGGGTAAGCGCTCGTTTCCACTACCGCGGCAGGCATCATGAGGTCGTCATACCCATACCCGGGCGCCATAACGTCTACAATGCCCTGGCGGCGGCGGGGGCGGCCATCGCCCTCGACTTCGACTTGTCGACTATAGCGGATGGGCTTCGCGATTTTGTGCCGGCTCCCATGCGGATGCAGATTAGCAGGACGGACCAGGATGTGCTGGTAATCAACGATGCTTACAATGCGAACCCGGTTTCCGTTAAGTCCGCCCTCGAGACCCTCAGGGAGCTGGGAGGTGGGCGGCGTAAGATAGCGGTGCTCGGCGATATGCTGGAGCTTGGTGATCTCCGGGATGAAGCTCACATGGAGGTGGGAAGGTGCGTCGTGGGCTTCGATGTTGATATCCTCATGACTGTTGGGGATTCCGCGAGGCTTATAGCTATCGAAGCCGGGCGGGCCGGGATGCAGGCCTCGAGGATCAGGCATTTTGATGAGGCTCTCGATGCGCTTCCAGCCCTCCTGGCCGGGGTCCGCCCGGGCGATGCTGTCCTAGTAAAGGGCTCGAGGGCTATGGGGATGGAGCGGCTGGCAGAAGCGCTGGTCAGTGGATCGGAATCGGAATCGGGACCGGGATTGGAATCGGGACTGGAATCGGGGCCGGGGCCCGGGTCTGGGCCGGCGGCGTGGCCGGGCGCCAGGCGTTCGGACTAG
- a CDS encoding UDP-N-acetylmuramoyl-L-alanyl-D-glutamate--2,6-diaminopimelate ligase: MATLGYLVESLPEKSITGNGQVEIAGITYDSRTAGPGYLFVCIKGDKYDGHDFIADAMRRGARAIVVERNVDVEGLDSGSDSDAGTGAGAGVAIVEVPDARRALGALARAFYDNPSGKLTLVGVTGTNGKTTTTYLVKAVFEEAGYPAGVIGTIQNVIGREIVPAKHTTPESSDLEELLDRMVRAGVKAVAMEVSSHAIALDRIFGLEFDIGVFTNITQDHLDFHKTFDNYVAAKAKFFKGLGADGPYEVVKKRPKAAVVNMDDPNFHRIIEGTPAEVITYGIENEADIRAFNITLGLSGISFDAATPAGTVALNMKLRGMFNIYNALAAIGAGLEAGLDIEHIKRGLERVGGVPGRFESVDVGQDFAVIVDYAHTPDGLENILKAARQFVSGRKIVVFGCGGDRDRTKRPIMGRIAASLADHVILTSDNPRSEDPASICAEIEAGVRGVRGRGEGYEVIVDRRSAIERAVNLAGRGDIVIIAGKGHETYQIFRDRTIHFDDREVARDVLEERVGHDSAVSEGSN, translated from the coding sequence ATGGCAACTCTTGGTTATCTTGTAGAATCGCTGCCTGAGAAGTCAATAACCGGCAACGGCCAAGTGGAGATTGCCGGCATTACCTATGATTCGCGCACCGCCGGGCCGGGATACCTTTTTGTATGCATAAAGGGGGATAAATACGACGGGCATGATTTCATCGCAGATGCGATGAGGCGCGGTGCGAGGGCCATCGTGGTCGAGAGGAACGTGGACGTGGAAGGATTGGATTCTGGTTCGGATTCAGATGCAGGAACGGGAGCAGGAGCTGGTGTTGCCATTGTAGAGGTTCCCGATGCGCGGCGCGCCCTGGGGGCGCTCGCCAGGGCCTTTTATGATAATCCGTCGGGCAAGCTAACCCTCGTGGGCGTAACCGGTACCAATGGGAAGACCACCACCACGTATCTTGTCAAGGCCGTGTTTGAGGAGGCGGGCTACCCGGCGGGCGTTATTGGGACGATCCAGAACGTCATCGGGAGGGAGATAGTGCCGGCGAAGCATACAACCCCTGAATCCTCGGATCTCGAAGAGCTCCTCGATCGAATGGTCAGGGCCGGCGTGAAGGCAGTGGCTATGGAGGTCTCATCCCATGCGATAGCCCTGGATAGGATATTCGGGCTTGAATTCGATATAGGGGTTTTCACCAATATAACCCAGGACCACCTTGATTTCCACAAGACATTCGACAACTATGTGGCCGCCAAGGCGAAGTTTTTTAAGGGGCTCGGGGCGGACGGCCCGTACGAGGTTGTGAAGAAGCGCCCAAAGGCTGCCGTGGTGAATATGGACGATCCCAATTTCCATCGCATCATCGAGGGAACCCCGGCTGAGGTTATCACATACGGGATCGAGAACGAGGCAGATATCAGGGCTTTCAATATAACCCTCGGCCTCTCCGGCATCTCCTTCGATGCTGCGACGCCTGCCGGGACGGTCGCTCTCAATATGAAGTTGAGGGGCATGTTCAATATTTATAATGCCCTTGCCGCGATCGGGGCCGGGCTCGAGGCGGGCCTTGACATCGAGCATATCAAGAGGGGCCTCGAGAGGGTCGGGGGCGTTCCAGGCCGATTTGAGTCCGTGGATGTGGGCCAGGACTTCGCAGTGATAGTTGATTACGCCCACACGCCCGACGGGCTCGAGAATATCCTGAAGGCGGCAAGGCAGTTCGTATCAGGGAGGAAGATCGTTGTCTTCGGTTGTGGCGGGGATAGAGACAGGACCAAGCGTCCCATAATGGGCAGGATAGCCGCAAGTCTGGCGGATCACGTGATCTTAACCTCTGATAACCCGCGCAGCGAGGACCCGGCGAGCATCTGCGCCGAGATCGAGGCGGGGGTGCGTGGGGTGAGGGGGCGGGGAGAGGGGTATGAGGTGATCGTTGACCGCAGGAGCGCCATAGAGAGAGCGGTAAATCTGGCCGGCCGCGGCGACATCGTGATAATAGCGGGCAAGGGACATGAGACCTATCAGATATTCCGCGACAGGACTATACACTTCGACGATAGGGAAGTAGCCCGGGATGTCCTTGAGGAGAGGGTGGGCCATGACAGTGCTGTCAGCGAGGGAAGTAATTGA